The following proteins are co-located in the Anomaloglossus baeobatrachus isolate aAnoBae1 chromosome 7 unlocalized genomic scaffold, aAnoBae1.hap1 SUPER_7_unloc_3, whole genome shotgun sequence genome:
- the LOC142259421 gene encoding taste receptor type 2 member 41-like, with product MELGLLALGDFIFLDLSVGLFSNVLITYMSCRGWRSGGQQSPADTILLSLGLCNLLMQSLLMGSIMIYHFWIQIFLSDHFFQWLYGVYTPIAACSSWMTSWLCIFYCIKITTFQFQFFVWMKSRFSAALPWLIITSIALSFVVISPLSSNLTTSPSCGNSTEWRSNSFLLVVETSTFLPIIVLWCCLPCLLIFMSLGLTLASLVLHVLRMKKSSSFRDSQISAHVNSIKTMASLLALYITFYSSQLILLLNVFTFASTGFWFFLLLHYSFCTLQGIILILGNPKLYNTLLNVYNRMKIIRK from the coding sequence ATGGAGCTGGGACTCCTAGCCCTGGGGGACTTCATATTTTTGGATTTATCTGTCGGATTGTTCTCCAATGTGCTGATCACATATATGAGCTGTAGAGGCTGGAGAAGCGGAGGACAGCAGAGTCCGGCAGACACAATCCTCCTCAGTCTGGGGCTGTGTAACCTCCTCATGCAGAGTCTTCTGATGGGCAGCATCATGATCTATCACTTCTGGATTCAGATCTTCCTATCAGATCATTTCTTTCAGTGGTTGTATGGGGTGTACACCCCGATAGCTGCATGTAGCTCCTGGATGACCTCCTGGCTCTGCATCTTCTACTGCATCAAAATTACAACCTTCCAGTTCCAGTTCTTTGTGTGGATGAAGTCCCGGTTTTCAGCTGCTCTTCCTTGGCTAATCATTACGTCAATTGCTTTGTCTTTTGTGGTCATTTCTCCATTATCTTCAAATTTAACCACAAGTCCAAGTTGTGGTAATAGCACAGAATGGAGGAGTAATTCTTTCCTCCTAGTTGTGGAGACCAGCACGTTTCTGCCCATCATTGTCCTGTGGTGCTGCCTGCCATGTCTTCTGATCTTCATGTCCTTAGGTTTGACATTGGCTTCCCTGGTTCTTCATGTCCTTAGAATGAAGAAATCGTCCAGCTTCAGGGATTCACAGATCTCCGCTCATGTTAATAGCATAAAGACCATGGCTTCTCTCCTAGCGCTCTACATTACCTTCTACTCATCCCAACTCATCCTACTGCTGAACGTCTTCACTTTCGCCTCCACAGGATTCTGGTTCTTCCTCCTCTTGCATTATTCTTTCTGCACCCTGCAAGGAATTATCCTGATACTGGGGAATCCAAAACTGTACAACACCTTGCTGAATGTTTACAATCGCATGAAAATAATAAGGAAATGA
- the LOC142259422 gene encoding taste receptor type 2 member 2-like yields MVNITLRAFLFGNFFGLWFSASYMTLAFSVTIIPLPFLMFYTFWLTAFLCAHYCTTITNFSHTCFPWMKRCLTTFFPYLIVFSGFGSLIISIPAIWILFLKIQEQHLGNTTLTSVVIASKSIEYTVMSNVLGCFLPFMVVLISLIISVSSLLRHIWNIKQNNPESLHPNLRPYVNAIITMILLITLSGIFYTAETIVFYSKSMSDMSSIVSWSLIVVFPTAKAIIMIQASLKLRTTILRAICPSKLVKNTKILGTLNLTQQAEH; encoded by the coding sequence ATGGTGAACATCACTCTGCGGGCTTTTCTGTTTGGAAACTTTTTTGGCTTGTGGTTCTCGGCTTCCTACATGACGTTGGCGTTCAGTGTGACCATTATCCCTCTGCCCTTCCTGATGTTCTACACATTTTGGCTGACCGCCTTTCTCTGTGCCCATTACTGTACCACCATCACCAATTTCAGCCATACCTGTTTTCCTTGGATGAAGAGATGTCTGACAACGTTCTTTCCTTACCTCATCGTATTCTCTGGATTTGGTTcattgatcatcagtattccagCAATTTGGATTCTTTTTCTTAAAATTCAGGAACAACATTTAGGGAATACGACACTGACCAGTGTGGTGATAGCATCTAAAAGCATTGAGTACACTGTGATGTCCAACGTGCTGGGATGTTTTCTGCCCTTCATGGTGGTTCTCATCTCGCTCATCATCTCTGTTTCATCCCTTCTAAGACACATATGGAACATAAAGCAGAACAATCCGGAGTCTCTTCATCCTAATCTCCGGCCCTACGTCAATGCTATAATAACAATGATTCTGTTAATAACATTGTCAGGAATATTCTACACGGCAGAGACCATTGTCTTCTACTCCAAGTCAATGAGTGACATGAGTTCCATAGTTAGCTGGTCTCTAATAGTTGTCTTTCCTACAGCAAAAGCCATCATCATGATCCAGGCTAGCCTCAAACTGAGGACAACAATCCTGAGGGCAATCTGTCCAAGCAAACTGGTGAAGAACACAAAAATTCTGGGAACCCTGAACTTAACCCAACAGGCAGAACACTGA
- the LOC142259423 gene encoding taste receptor type 2 member 4-like — protein MSSARDISRVIVGFVTGFTGICLNSMIIGVNFRDWHQGIHLSSCDLLLSLIGIINVLFQTDLVLDMIFRGFETYIMLAREIHLRVLHVLVFLASCNYWSTVWLCNYYCLRIVSFSNGLLLLLKMRISTYLPKLLVISAALSVCVAVPAVWTMYLVPPQELELNTSSSHKIIAITFPYKVILMCGTITPLILTLIPTVLTLNSLWRHIIIMKKNMLGSSKARTCAHVTATRTMVLLHTLHMVFYISSISIILHAFNVEDISQHVSWLFIFSHSTLQAIIIIHGNSKLRTSGNQIIKKIGNWCWTIHGDHAGSELHESTSKFPSFPKHP, from the coding sequence ATGTCGTCTGCTCGGGATATATCTCGAGTGATTGTTGGCTTTGTTACAGGGTTCACCGGGATCTGCCTGAACTCGATGATCATAGGGGTGAATTTCAGGGACTGGCACCAGGGCATCCACCTGAGTTCCTGTGATTTACTTCTCAGTTTGATCGGGATTATTAATGTCCTTTTCCAGACGGATTTAGTCTTGGATATGATCTTCAGGGGCTTTGAAACTTACATAATGTTGGCCAGAGAGATTCATTTAAGGGTCCTCCACGTCCTGGTATTTTTGGCTTCCTGTAACTACTGGTCCACAGTCTGGCTCTGCAACTACTATTGCCTAAGAATCGTCAGCTTCAGCAATGGCCTCCTGCTCCTCCTGAAGATGAGAATCTCCACATATCTGCCCAAGCTGCTGGTCATATCGGCTGCACTGTCTGTCTGCGTGGCAGTGCCGGCCGTCTGGACTATGTACCTGGTGCCTCCTCAAGAGCTTGAGCTGAACACTTCTTCATCTCACAAGATTATCGCCATAACGTTCCCCTATAAAGTGATTCTTATGTGTGGGACAATTACACCTTTAATTTTGACCCTCATACCCACAGTATTGACTCTGAACTCTCTCTGGAGACACATCATCATAATGAAGAAGAACATGCTAGGGTCAAGCAAAGCTCGAACATGTGCCCACGTCACAGCCACAAGGACCATGGTGCTTCTCCATACTCTCCATATGGTCTTCTACATCTCTTCCATCTCCATCATATTGCACGCATTCAATGTAGAGGACATCTCCCAGCACGTCAGCTGGCTCTTCATATTCTCCCACTCTACATTGCAGGCCATTATAATCATACATGGAAACTCCAAACTGAGGACATCTGGGAATCAAATCATCAAGAAAATTGGAAACTGGTGTTGGACAATTCATGGAGACCACGCTGGATCAGAACTTCACGAATCAACCAGCAAATTTCCAAGTTTTCCTAAACATCCCTGA